Proteins encoded together in one Pirellulales bacterium window:
- a CDS encoding DUF1559 domain-containing protein: MRRAAFTLVELLVVIAIIGILIALLLPAVQAAREAARRAQCTNNQKQIGLALQSYHGAKKVFPPILTTGYDGPSYSTQHNWLTFILPFIEEDAVWKLVKFPTRPKEEYTSKNVDNSALGNAVDNNNLPAARSWVAGFICPSDPVGTAHQPEADGGRAPTNYVGNQGTDAHFATANGIFSRNFSIRSKDITDGLSKTLIASECLRGDFDLGTARDNYVAIRNKTNAADIATCQVDPPNFSDRGGTWIGGQALNSTFNASRPPNDPRVDCWGPNFGVTNYAARSAHPGGVNAVRCDGSVQFNSETGNPASWAALGTRAGAEAIAE; this comes from the coding sequence ATGCGGAGAGCGGCCTTTACCCTCGTCGAGCTATTGGTGGTCATCGCGATCATTGGCATTCTCATCGCGCTGCTGTTGCCGGCGGTGCAAGCGGCCCGCGAAGCGGCTCGGCGCGCGCAATGCACGAACAATCAAAAGCAAATCGGCCTGGCCTTGCAAAGTTATCACGGGGCCAAGAAGGTGTTTCCGCCGATCTTGACCACCGGGTACGACGGTCCATCCTACTCCACGCAGCACAACTGGCTAACGTTCATTCTGCCGTTCATCGAGGAGGACGCCGTGTGGAAATTGGTCAAGTTCCCAACGCGTCCGAAAGAAGAATACACTTCGAAAAATGTCGATAACTCGGCGCTCGGCAATGCGGTGGACAACAACAACTTGCCAGCCGCCCGATCTTGGGTGGCCGGATTCATCTGCCCCAGCGATCCGGTCGGCACGGCTCACCAACCCGAGGCCGACGGCGGCCGGGCGCCGACCAACTATGTCGGCAATCAGGGCACCGATGCGCATTTTGCGACCGCCAACGGCATTTTCTCTCGTAATTTCTCGATTCGCTCGAAAGACATCACCGATGGACTCTCCAAAACCTTGATTGCCAGCGAATGCCTGCGGGGCGACTTCGATCTGGGGACCGCCCGCGACAACTATGTCGCCATCCGCAACAAGACGAATGCGGCCGACATTGCCACTTGCCAAGTCGATCCGCCAAACTTTTCCGATCGAGGCGGCACTTGGATAGGCGGCCAGGCGCTCAACAGCACGTTCAACGCCAGCCGCCCGCCGAACGATCCGCGCGTCGATTGCTGGGGGCCAAATTTCGGCGTGACGAATTACGCCGCCCGCAGCGCGCATCCAGGGGGCGTCAATGCGGTGCGCTGCGATGGTTCGGTGCAGTTCAATTCCGAAACTGGCAATCCCGCGAGTTGGGCTGCGTTGGGAACCCGCGCCGGTGCGGAAGCCATCGCCGAGTAG
- a CDS encoding HEAT repeat domain-containing protein, with product MTLLRRWIIALSSCLLVPLGNMAAHSVDVSNEEATKLVVELLLEKDEDLRALALEQVRTAIPGADATRQVAAQLPKLKQEGQVALLRALADRGDSAALADVVKLSGDGHAELVRAAAIAAIGKLGGAAELSLLLSRLSAAAPTERESARTALLQLRGETVPEAIAKEIKQVSPPVKRCLIEILADRRALAIVDDILPAALDSDPEVRKAAMSALGEMASAEQIFGMLQAVLMTEKGTERRAAERSVAAVCGRIKDLDERAGAILTPWAKFDEASRNELLAVLGRVGGVKVYAVVKSGLASADEATREAALQAICNWPDDSVAEELMELAQNANDARRRALAFQALVRVGAIRDQRTDAQRLERMKQALSIAKTDAERALVVHRCRTTYSLDALRFVTPYLEQPMFRQVACETIVELAHHRELREPNKKEFDAALDRVIELSGDPVVVERASRYKRGETWNRKQAGDAARESSG from the coding sequence GTGACGTTGCTTCGCCGCTGGATCATTGCACTGAGCAGTTGCTTGCTCGTGCCGCTGGGGAACATGGCCGCGCACTCGGTCGACGTTTCCAACGAGGAAGCGACGAAGTTGGTCGTCGAGTTGCTGCTGGAAAAAGACGAGGATCTGCGCGCACTGGCGTTGGAACAAGTTCGCACGGCGATCCCTGGGGCCGATGCGACCCGGCAGGTGGCCGCCCAGTTGCCCAAGCTGAAGCAGGAAGGGCAGGTGGCTTTGCTTCGCGCCCTGGCCGATCGAGGAGATTCGGCCGCACTGGCGGATGTTGTGAAGCTGAGCGGTGATGGCCACGCGGAGCTAGTGCGGGCGGCGGCGATTGCCGCGATTGGAAAGTTGGGAGGGGCGGCGGAATTGTCGCTGCTGCTTTCGCGGCTTTCCGCGGCAGCGCCAACCGAACGAGAATCGGCGCGAACCGCGCTGCTGCAGCTACGCGGTGAAACGGTGCCGGAGGCCATCGCCAAGGAGATCAAGCAAGTTTCGCCGCCGGTCAAGCGATGCCTGATCGAAATTCTCGCCGACCGCCGCGCACTGGCAATCGTTGACGACATACTGCCGGCGGCGCTAGATAGCGATCCGGAAGTGCGAAAGGCAGCGATGTCGGCGCTGGGCGAAATGGCCTCCGCGGAGCAAATTTTTGGAATGCTGCAGGCCGTGTTGATGACGGAAAAGGGAACCGAACGGCGGGCCGCCGAGCGAAGCGTGGCCGCCGTCTGCGGGCGCATCAAGGATTTGGACGAACGAGCCGGCGCGATTCTTACCCCTTGGGCGAAGTTCGACGAGGCGAGCCGCAACGAATTGCTCGCAGTGCTGGGGCGCGTGGGGGGCGTGAAGGTTTACGCGGTCGTGAAGTCGGGCCTAGCCAGCGCCGACGAAGCGACGCGCGAAGCCGCACTGCAGGCGATTTGCAATTGGCCCGACGATTCGGTGGCCGAGGAGCTGATGGAACTGGCTCAAAACGCGAACGACGCGCGCCGTCGCGCCCTGGCTTTTCAAGCGCTCGTTCGAGTCGGCGCCATTCGCGATCAGCGAACCGATGCCCAGCGGCTGGAACGAATGAAACAAGCGCTGTCGATCGCCAAGACCGACGCGGAGCGCGCGCTGGTGGTTCATCGTTGCCGAACGACGTACTCGCTGGATGCGCTGCGGTTTGTGACGCCGTATCTAGAACAACCGATGTTCAGACAGGTCGCTTGTGAAACGATCGTCGAGCTAGCTCATCACCGAGAGCTGCGCGAGCCGAACAAGAAAGAATTTGACGCAGCGCTCGATCGGGTGATCGAGCTGAGCGGGGATCCCGTCGTGGTCGAACGGGCGAGCCGTTACAAGCGCGGCGAGACATGGAACCGAAAGCAGGCCGGCGATGCCGCGAGGGAATCGTCGGGGTAG
- a CDS encoding HEAT repeat domain-containing protein, with protein sequence MLDQAFESLKSYDWGTDRKAIAPIEEAALAAAKDDAARASLETRLADVLTTEVSRDAKDFVCRQLMIVGTAASVPILAELLSNQDLSHMARYALERITAPEAGAALRTALPKLSGALKIGAMSSLGARQDGESVPLLAELLADSDGEIARGAALALGAIRTAQAAKALSSAQPKSAEVKAAIADASFSCAEALLAQGDKLEAMAIYRPYASGDQAKNVRLAATKGMLACTGKGRGS encoded by the coding sequence ATGTTAGATCAAGCCTTCGAATCGCTGAAATCGTACGACTGGGGAACCGATCGCAAAGCGATTGCGCCCATTGAAGAGGCGGCCCTTGCCGCGGCCAAAGATGACGCCGCCCGCGCGAGCCTGGAAACTCGACTGGCCGACGTGCTCACCACGGAAGTTTCACGGGACGCCAAAGACTTTGTTTGTCGCCAACTGATGATCGTTGGCACGGCCGCATCGGTGCCGATTTTGGCGGAATTGTTGTCGAACCAAGACCTGTCGCACATGGCGCGTTATGCGCTGGAGCGAATTACCGCGCCGGAAGCGGGCGCAGCCTTACGCACCGCCTTGCCCAAGCTGAGCGGAGCACTGAAGATCGGCGCGATGAGTTCGCTCGGAGCGCGGCAGGATGGCGAGAGTGTGCCGCTGCTGGCTGAACTGTTGGCGGATTCCGATGGCGAGATTGCGCGTGGGGCCGCGTTGGCCTTGGGCGCGATTCGGACGGCGCAGGCCGCCAAAGCCCTGTCGAGCGCCCAGCCGAAATCGGCGGAAGTCAAAGCGGCGATTGCCGATGCCAGTTTCAGTTGCGCCGAAGCGCTGTTGGCCCAAGGAGACAAACTGGAAGCGATGGCGATTTATCGGCCGTACGCCAGCGGCGATCAGGCCAAGAATGTCCGGCTGGCCGCGACTAAGGGGATGCTGGCTTGCACGGGGAAAGGAAGAGGCTCGTGA
- a CDS encoding Gfo/Idh/MocA family oxidoreductase, with translation MTHRKTPTRREFLQTAGAALAVPYVITSAALGKEGVPPASDRIVLGGIGIGSQGSGDQGDFLNRPDVQYVAVSDVRKSVRDRSKARVDEHYKNGDCAAYNDFRELLARSDIDAVHIATPDHWHAIMAIEACRNGKDVYCQKPETRTLHEGPLMVAAARRYSRVVSGGSQRVLEDYRQVVDPCWSGERGPIKSINVNVGPISQECNLPAEPQPDDIDWEMWLGPAPWAPYNSQRCSGHYSTSGGSWRSYIDYSGGGMTDWGAHHFGGATFAVDVREMQPEEVIYHPENYLSFRYPNGIQIHHNQPNTENLAVEGTPGERRAPKPVPAYKGTGGIHGDFIECVKTREKPFRDIELAVNTVALAHLGIIAYKLQRSLKWDAAANEFPGDAEANRFLDRARRQPWQV, from the coding sequence ATGACCCACCGAAAGACTCCCACGCGCCGTGAATTTTTGCAGACGGCCGGCGCGGCCCTTGCAGTGCCTTACGTGATCACTTCCGCCGCGCTGGGCAAAGAAGGCGTTCCGCCGGCCAGCGACCGCATCGTGCTGGGCGGCATCGGCATCGGCAGCCAAGGATCGGGGGACCAAGGCGATTTTCTCAATCGGCCCGATGTGCAATACGTCGCCGTGTCGGACGTGCGGAAGAGCGTTCGCGACCGGTCGAAGGCGCGAGTCGATGAGCATTACAAGAACGGCGACTGCGCAGCCTACAACGATTTCCGCGAACTGCTGGCGCGCTCGGATATCGACGCGGTTCACATTGCAACACCCGATCACTGGCATGCGATCATGGCGATCGAAGCCTGCCGCAACGGAAAAGACGTCTATTGCCAAAAGCCAGAGACGCGCACGTTGCACGAAGGCCCGCTGATGGTGGCGGCCGCGCGGCGGTATTCGCGCGTGGTTTCAGGGGGCAGCCAGCGTGTGTTGGAGGACTATCGCCAAGTGGTGGACCCGTGTTGGAGCGGCGAACGGGGGCCGATCAAGTCGATCAACGTGAACGTGGGGCCGATCTCGCAGGAGTGCAACTTGCCCGCGGAGCCGCAGCCAGACGACATCGATTGGGAGATGTGGTTGGGGCCGGCACCTTGGGCGCCGTACAACAGCCAGCGTTGCAGCGGCCATTATTCGACGTCTGGTGGAAGCTGGCGGTCGTACATTGACTATTCAGGGGGCGGCATGACGGACTGGGGCGCGCATCATTTTGGCGGCGCGACATTTGCCGTCGATGTCCGCGAGATGCAGCCGGAAGAGGTCATCTATCACCCGGAGAATTATCTTTCATTCCGTTATCCCAACGGGATTCAGATCCACCACAATCAGCCAAACACCGAAAACCTGGCCGTGGAGGGAACGCCGGGCGAAAGGCGCGCGCCCAAGCCAGTGCCGGCGTACAAGGGGACCGGCGGCATCCACGGCGACTTTATCGAGTGCGTGAAAACTCGCGAAAAACCGTTCCGCGACATCGAACTGGCGGTGAATACCGTGGCGCTGGCGCATTTGGGGATCATCGCTTACAAGCTACAGCGGTCGCTGAAATGGGATGCGGCCGCCAACGAGTTTCCCGGCGATGCGGAAGCGAACCGCTTTCTCGATCGCGCCCGCCGTCAGCCGTGGCAAGTCTAG